The region CGTAGCGCGCTTCACCTCCGGTTCATCCCCAGATTCTTTTGACAAAAACTGCTGTAACGCTTACCATTCAATATAGAAAGAAAGGAGAGGGTCGCCTTGAATTGGCTCGGATCTTTGCAGCAGTTGGGCAGAGCCATTATGCTTCCTACCATGGTGCTTCCGGCGGCAGCTATCCTGCTGAGTCTGGGCAGCTTACCGTGGTCTGCATGGGGACTTTCTTCGCTATCCGAAGTGACGACGTACGCGGGGCAAGGAATATTCTATTTCATGCCTTATTTGTTTGCTGTCGGTGTGGCGTGGGGGTTGTCCAATCAGGCCGGACCGGCGGGACTGGCCGCACTCGCAGGGATGTTCACTTATGACCGGATTGTGTCCAACATGGGAGACGGGGCTGTACAGCCTGCAACATTAATTGGTATTATCCTTGGGATTGTAGCCGGTGTAGCGCATAACCGGTTTAAGAATATCAAGCTGCCGGAGGCGATCCAGTTTTTTGGAGGGTCGCGTTTTGTTTTGCTGTTCATGGGCTTATTCTCGGCGCTGTTCGCCTGGATCATGCTCGGTGTGTCTCCGCTCTTGCAGGAGCTGCTCAACGAGCTGTTCAGGGTAGTGCAGCTGACCGGCGGCTATGGAGTGTTTGTGTACGGGGTGCTATACAGGGTGCTGACGGCCTTTGGCCTGCACCATATTCTGAATAATGTGTTCTGGTTTCAATTGGGCTCCTTTACGACGCCTGACGGCAGTGCGGTCGTACAGGGGGATTTGCCGCGCTTTTTTGCCGGTGACCCTACAGCGGGTGTGTTCATGGCCGGGCTATTCCCGATTATGATGTTCGCCCTGCCCGCAATTGCCTTTGCGATCATTCAGGAAGCGCGCGAGGACCTCAAGCCCAAGATCAAGAAGACGTTTTTACGTGCAGCTTTGGTGTGCTTTCTGACCGGAGTGTCGGAGCAGATTGAATTTGCCTTCCTGTTCGCGTCGCCGTATTTGTTTGCACTGCATGTGGTCATGTCCGGGCTTGCGATGGTGCTGACCTACTCGCTCGGGATTCATCATGGCTTCTCCTATTCGGCGGGGACCATCGACTTCTTCCTCAATATGCATCTGTCCCAGCGGGCCTGGCTGCTGATTCCAATCGGGATCGGCTATGGCATTGTATATTATAACGTGTTCCGCTGGGCGATCCGCCGGTTCCAGATTCCTACGCCGGGCCGCGAGGAAGGCTCTGAGCTGGGCGACTGGGCGGGCAATATCCCGTATCAGGCTCCGCTGATTCTGGAGGCACTGGGCGGCAAGGAGAATATTGTGCAGGTTCAGGCCTGCATCACCCGGCTGAGATTAACGGTGCATAATGACCGCTTCATAGATACAGGGGCACTGAAGGGGCTGGGCTCCGCAGGCATTATCAAGCTGGGCGGGGGCAATGTGCAGGTCGTCTTCGGTACATATTCGGAGCTGATCCGTGAGGAGATTGACAAGCTGATGCTGCGCGATCTGCCGCAGGTGCTGTTCAGTGCGCCGATCCAGGGACGGATGATGCCGATTGAAGAGGTGCCGGATCATATTTTTGCCGCGAAGCTGGTTGGGGATGGGGTGGCCTTTGTCCCGGAAAAGGGAGAGCTGGTCTCGCCCGTATTCGGCAAAGTGATGCACGTATACCCTACGATGCACGCAGTGGGCATTGCTACGCCCGAAGGGCTCGAGGTGCTCATGCATATCGGGATCGATACTTCGCAGCTTAAGGGCCCGTTTGAGGCGCTTGTACAGGAAGGTGACAGTGTGGAGCCGGGGCAGCTGCTGGTCAAGTTTGATCTGGCCTACTTGAAGGAGCATGCCGCTTCGCTGGCGACACCGATGGTGATTACCAACCCGGACCGGGTCAAATCCTGGAGCTATGCGCCATTCAAAAACGTGAAAAAGGGGCAGTCTTCCGTCATGTCCGTGGTACTACATGAAAGCAATGTTGGAGGGATCGAAGCATGATACAAGGCATAGGCGCCGCAGCAGGTGTTGCCATCGGGAAGGCCTTTGTCCTGCCGAACTGGGAATGGAGTCTGCCGGACACCCAGGTGAATCCGGTGGATCTGGCGAAGGAGTTCGAACGGTTGTACGAAGGCATTCGGACCTCCAAGGACGAAATCGAGTTTATTAAAAAAGAATTCCGCGAGGTCGTCGGACCGGAGGAATCGAGTATTTTCGATGCCCATCTGGCGATCCTGGATGATCCGGTGTTCATGAGC is a window of Paenibacillus sp. FSL H3-0469 DNA encoding:
- a CDS encoding glucose PTS transporter subunit IIA; the protein is MNWLGSLQQLGRAIMLPTMVLPAAAILLSLGSLPWSAWGLSSLSEVTTYAGQGIFYFMPYLFAVGVAWGLSNQAGPAGLAALAGMFTYDRIVSNMGDGAVQPATLIGIILGIVAGVAHNRFKNIKLPEAIQFFGGSRFVLLFMGLFSALFAWIMLGVSPLLQELLNELFRVVQLTGGYGVFVYGVLYRVLTAFGLHHILNNVFWFQLGSFTTPDGSAVVQGDLPRFFAGDPTAGVFMAGLFPIMMFALPAIAFAIIQEAREDLKPKIKKTFLRAALVCFLTGVSEQIEFAFLFASPYLFALHVVMSGLAMVLTYSLGIHHGFSYSAGTIDFFLNMHLSQRAWLLIPIGIGYGIVYYNVFRWAIRRFQIPTPGREEGSELGDWAGNIPYQAPLILEALGGKENIVQVQACITRLRLTVHNDRFIDTGALKGLGSAGIIKLGGGNVQVVFGTYSELIREEIDKLMLRDLPQVLFSAPIQGRMMPIEEVPDHIFAAKLVGDGVAFVPEKGELVSPVFGKVMHVYPTMHAVGIATPEGLEVLMHIGIDTSQLKGPFEALVQEGDSVEPGQLLVKFDLAYLKEHAASLATPMVITNPDRVKSWSYAPFKNVKKGQSSVMSVVLHESNVGGIEA